From the genome of Petrotoga sibirica DSM 13575:
TCCATCTTTCATCGAGCAGATAATATTTCAACATCTTTGCCCTTTCTTCTGGGTCGACGAATTCTAAGGTTAATTCATCATGACATCTTAGAAAAACGAACCATTGACAATCTTCAGGAATGGACGGAGTAATTTTTTCAGAAAGGGTATCTATTATATAGTTTGGATTACCTTCAGCTATGGCTAAAAAAATTTTTGGCATAACCGGAAAATGGTACGCAACTTGGCATTCGTCAGAATTACCAAAGTATGCAACAACGTCTTTAGGAGGTTGATTAGCTTCTGCGATCAATGCTGTTCCTTCTTTTAGGTAATCCAAAGCTGCTCTGAAGATTTTTAAAATCCAGTGAGTTTGAATTAAATTTTCACAGTTAGTACCTTCTTCTTTCCATAAAAATGGTGCTGCATCCATCCGAAAACCGTCAACACCATGTTCTTTCCAGAAGGTGAAAATTTTGATCATCTCTATCAGCACGTCAGGATTTCTGTAGTTTAAATCCGGTTGTATTTCGTAAAATCTATGAAAATAATAGTCACTTGTTTCAGGGTTGTAAGTCCAGTTGCTGTTTACCATTCCTTTAAAAAGCAGTCGGGCTTGAGAGTATTTTTTATCGGTGTCACTCCATATATAATAATCTCTATACTTAGAATCTTTTGATCTTTTAGCCTCTTGAAACCATGGATGTTCATCAGAAGTATGGTTTATTGCAACATCAAAAAGGATCTTTATGCCTTTTTCGTGGGCAAGATTAATGAACTCAAAAAAACTTTCATTACCGCCTAATTCATCTCGAACATTGTAAAAATCAGAAATATCGAATCCTTGGTCTTTCATTGGAGACTGTAAAATAGGAAGAAGCCATAAGATAGTTACACCTAAATTACTCAAATAATCTAATTTTTCTTTCATTTTGTCAAAATCACCAGCGAACAGATCCACATAAGTAGAATAGACCAAACCTTTTTTATACCAAAATTTATCTTTTGGTATATAGGCGAAAGAATC
Proteins encoded in this window:
- a CDS encoding alpha-amylase family glycosyl hydrolase, whose product is MDDKIKIITELWNKLYPDNNKLETLLDFLKSKKDSFAYIPKDKFWYKKGLVYSTYVDLFAGDFDKMKEKLDYLSNLGVTILWLLPILQSPMKDQGFDISDFYNVRDELGGNESFFEFINLAHEKGIKILFDVAINHTSDEHPWFQEAKRSKDSKYRDYYIWSDTDKKYSQARLLFKGMVNSNWTYNPETSDYYFHRFYEIQPDLNYRNPDVLIEMIKIFTFWKEHGVDGFRMDAAPFLWKEEGTNCENLIQTHWILKIFRAALDYLKEGTALIAEANQPPKDVVAYFGNSDECQVAYHFPVMPKIFLAIAEGNPNYIIDTLSEKITPSIPEDCQWFVFLRCHDELTLEFVDPEERAKMLKYYLLDERWNFREGEGIAGRLYNQMGKDYKKVLLAYSILFSLDGTPINYYGDEIGMENNEEFYKKMTEKIGYKDSRFFNRGPFDEEKRKEALNNQESDSYKIFHGIKKMLDLKQANEDLFSEKSTYENIDGVFKVTRKKGNKSIVIYNNLTAESKSLDNITLQPHEYFWKIS